TGCGTGTTGCCCGCGCCCACCAGCAGCGTGTAGCCGTCGGGTGCCGCGTTGGAGACCAGCTCGCCCGCGATCAAACCGCCGCCGCCCGGACGGTTTTCGTACACGATGGGATATCCCAGCACCTCGCCCAGCCTCAGCGCGAGCGGGCGGGCGATGACGTCCGTCCCGCCACCGGGCGCATAGGGGATCACCCAGCGGATGGGCTTGGTGGGGTACGTGGTCTGCGCATGGGCAGCCGAAAAGCCCAGCATGGAAAGTAACGCGAGCGCGGTGAATCGGATCACTTGGTCTCCTCCGTAGCAGAAAGAATGTGAGCGAATCCGAATGATGCCATCTTTGGAACATGCTTCGCCCTGGTGAGCGCCTTTTACCGGGGTGCCGCATTCGGCAGGTCCCGATGAGATGACTTACTGACCTGGGCTTTAACGTAACTGCCTGATGCCCAGGTGATCCATCAGGCCGAGCCCGATCGTCGGCGTACGAATCCCAGTTCGGTCGGCCTCGAGCGGGCCGGGGGATTGGCCGCCATGACCGTTGCGCCGTTACGTGAGCATTGCCTGCACCGTTCAGAGACGCCATAATTGATCGCGTTATCTGCCAATTGGCATTCAAGGACCAGCTATGGCGGGCGGTGCCGCGTCGGGTGCGCAGTCTCTTCGTTCGGTGGAGGCGTTGCTGGGCGGAGCGGGCGTCCTGCGCGCAAAGCCACATTCGACGCTGGACTGGATCGAAGTGGTCCGGAGGGGAATTCCGTCCGCGGCGATCGAGTCGCTCGCGAAGGCGATGCGGCTGTCGCAGTCGGAGCTTGCGCGGGCGCTCGGAATACCCGAACGCACGCTCGCGCGCCGCAAGCTCCAAGGCGTCCTGAGCAGCGAGGAGTCCTCCAAGCTGCTGCGGCTGGCGCGCGTCCTCGGACGAGCCAACGAGGTGTTCGAGGATCCGGACGCTGCATTGAGCTGGCTCCGGTCGGCCAACTCCGCGCTGGGCGGGGCAACCCCGATAAGCCTGCTGGATACCGACATCGGCGCCGAAAGCGTGCTGGACACGCTCGGCCGGATCGAGCACGGGGTGTTCGGCTAGATTCTTGCCCGAAGGCCGGTTTTGCGATGCTGATCGTTTGACGGCTCACCACTGCCCGGTTCGCGAAGTCAGCGTTTTCCGGCGACGGCGCCCGTCTCTACGGGGGACGTTGGAATCGCAAAGGCGTCCCCCTGGTATACACGGCGGCAACCCAATCGCTTGCCATGCTCGAGATGCTGGTCCAGGACGAGCCTCTGCGGGCGCGCTATGTCATGATCGAGGGGCGCATTCCCGACCGGGTGAAGATCGAGCGGGTCAAGGTCGAAGATCTTCCGGCAAACTGGCGCACGATTGCCGCGCGCGAGGCGCTGCAGGCCATCGGATCGGAATGGGCCAGGAAACGCGCCGCCGCCGTGTTCGCGGTTCCGAGCGCGATCATCCCCGACGAAACCAACTATCTGCTCAACCCGCTGCATCCCGACTTCCGCCGGATCAAGGTCGGCAAGCCGCGGAAATTCGAAACCGACCTGCGGCTCGTCAAGGCATGACACGAATCGGCAATCGACGCGCGATGACGCTTGGCCAGCTCGTCACTCGTGCAAACCTGGAAGCGCTCGCCGGCGCCGCCGTGTTCCGGCGTGGTGAGGCGTATTTCTCGGCCGGCGTGGTGGAGCGTCTGCGGGCGACCGGCGACAGGATCACCGCGAAGGTCGAAGGCAGCACGATCTACCCGGTCGAGCTGTGGCACGACGGCGACGGTGAGCTCGAGTACGACTGCACCTGCCCATACGCGGCCGACGGTGATTTTTGCAAGCACTGCGTGGCGGTCGGGCTGGCATGGCTCGCCGAGCGACCCGACGCAGGCAAACCTGGCGTCAGGTCGGGCAAAAAAGCACGACGAGATCCTTGGCGCGACATCCGGAAATATCTGTCCACGCAAGCGCCGGAGGTTTTGATCGAGCTCCTGCTGGATACGGCCCAACGCGACGACCGGCTCTACCGTTCCTTGCTGCTCAAGACCGAACGCTCGACCGGCGGCGACCTGGTCGAGGCATACCGGAAGGCCATCGACGATGCGGCGCGCATCGACGATTTCATCGACTGGCGCGAATCCGGGACCTTTGCCGGCAACGTCGATGAAGTGGCGAATTCCCTGGCCGAGCTGCTGCAGCCGGACACCGCTCCCGCGCTGGTCGAGCTGGCCGAGTACGCCATCGAGCGCTTGGAGCACTCACTGCAGCAAGTCGACGATTCGGACGGCGAGGTCGGCGCTATCGTCGAACGACTGGGCGAGCTGCACCTCAAGGCCTGCGCGATGGCGAGGCCGGAGCCCGCCGCGCTGGCCGAGCGTCTGTTTCGACTCGACATGACCTTGCCGCTCGGCGTGTGCAGCTTCGATGCCGCAACGTATCGGGGCCCGCTCGGGAAGGCGGGCTTGCGCCGCTATCGGGAACTGGCGGAAGCCGAGTGGCGAAAGGTGAAACCGCGGGGAGCAAGCGACGGCTACGATTCGGGGCGCTACCGCATCACCCGAATCATGGAGCAGCTCGCCGAGGCGAGCGGTAACGTGGAGGAGCTCGTGGCGATCAGGGCTCGCGATCTCTCGTCGAGTTATCGCTATCTCGCCATTGCTGAAACCTGGGCCCGGGCCAGGCAGCACGACAAGGCTTTCGAGTGGGCTGAACGCGGTCTGAAAGCATTTCCTGGCCGGACCGACAACCGCCTGCGCGACTTTCTCGTGGCCGCCTACCTCGACCGTGGCCGCAACGACGAGGCGCTGAAGCTCACCTGGATACAGTTCGAGGAGAACCCCGCGCTCGCGCACTATGAGAAATTGAAGACGGTGTCCGAAAGACTCGAGGTCTGGGATGCACAGCGCCGGCGGGCGTTGTCGCTCGTCGCCGAGCGGGCCGCTCGCAGGACGAAGGCCGTAACCCGTTGGAGCTCCGCGTCGTCCGCTCCCGATTGTTCCCTGCGCGTGGAGATCGCGCTGTGGGAGCAGGATCTGGATGCGGCGTGGACGGCGGTGCACGAAGGCACCTGTAACCGCGGGCTGCTCGTCGCGCTGGCCGGGAAGCTCGAGAAGTCCCGCTCCGGCGATGCGATCAGTCTCTATCGCCGCGTGATCCCGGCCATCGTCGAGCAAACGAACAATGCCGCCTATGCGGAGGCAATCAGCCTGATTCGCAAGATTGCCCGCTTGATGCAAGCCGAGAACCAGGCACGGCAACTTTCCGAGTATCTCGCCGAGCTGCGCGCGCAGTTCAAGCCGAAGCGGAATTTCATCAAGCTGCTGGACGGGGTGGGGCGGGTGGCTCGGGGGGGCTGAGGGGGGCGCATGCCGCCTCGGCGCGCGATCGAGCAAGCCGCACAGGCGCGCCCACCTCCGCGCGCATCGCGGCGGCATCGCCGGCCGCGATCGAGTGGTGGCACCGCTGCGAAACGGAGCAGGACGCCGGAACGTTGAAGCGGATGCTCACGCTCGATTCTGACGATGCGGATCGTCGGAACGTAGAATGGCGAGACAAAAGCTCGGCAGGGAGCGGGAAGTCGACCATGAACCACAGCGAGATCGTGAGCTTTCTTTGGGGTGTGGCGGATCTCATCCGCGACACCTTCAGGCGCGGCAAGTACCAGGACGTCATCCTGCCGCTCACTGTCCTGCGGCGCCTGGACTGCGTGCTGGCGGACACCAAGGAGCGCGTGCTCAAGCGTCAGGCCGAGCTCAAGGGCAAGGGGCTGCAGGATCCCGACGCACAGTTGAGGCGCGCCTCCGGCTTCTATTTCTACAACACCTCGCGTTACGACTTCGACAAGCTCCTGGCCGACGCGCCGCACGTGGCGGCCAACCTGCGCAACTACATCGCCGGCTTCAGCCCCAACATGCGCGAGGTGCTGGAGAAGTTCGACTTCGACAACACGATCAGCAGACTGCAGGAGTCGGGGCTCCTCTTCCAGGTGCTGGAGCGCTTCAAAACGGTCGACCTGCATCCGGACCGGATCGACAACGCCACCATGGGGACGATCTTCGAGGAGCTGATCCGCAAGTTCAACGAGGCCCTGAACGAAAATCCCGGCGAGCACTTCACGCCGCGCGACGTGGTGCATCTGATGGTGGACCTGATGTTGTCCGGCGACGAGAGCCGTATCCGCCGCAAGGGCGTGGTGGGCACCGTCTATGATCCGTGCTGCGGCTCGGGCGGCATGCTGATGATCGCCAAGGAGCACATCACGCTGGGCTTGCGCCGCAACGGCCACCTCGCGCGTCGCGCGATCAACGAGGCGGCGGAGATCCACCTCTTCGGCCAGGAGGTGAACCCGGAAACCTGGGCGGTCTCGAAGTCCGACCTTTTCATGAAGGATCCGACCGGGCGCGACGCGGACAACATCGCCTACGGCAGCACGCTTTCCAACGACAAGCACGCCGGCAAGAGCTTCGACTACCTGATCGCGAATCCGCCCTACGGCAAGGACTG
The Betaproteobacteria bacterium DNA segment above includes these coding regions:
- a CDS encoding DUF2384 domain-containing protein, which codes for MAGGAASGAQSLRSVEALLGGAGVLRAKPHSTLDWIEVVRRGIPSAAIESLAKAMRLSQSELARALGIPERTLARRKLQGVLSSEESSKLLRLARVLGRANEVFEDPDAALSWLRSANSALGGATPISLLDTDIGAESVLDTLGRIEHGVFG
- a CDS encoding N-6 DNA methylase, producing the protein MNHSEIVSFLWGVADLIRDTFRRGKYQDVILPLTVLRRLDCVLADTKERVLKRQAELKGKGLQDPDAQLRRASGFYFYNTSRYDFDKLLADAPHVAANLRNYIAGFSPNMREVLEKFDFDNTISRLQESGLLFQVLERFKTVDLHPDRIDNATMGTIFEELIRKFNEALNENPGEHFTPRDVVHLMVDLMLSGDESRIRRKGVVGTVYDPCCGSGGMLMIAKEHITLGLRRNGHLARRAINEAAEIHLFGQEVNPETWAVSKSDLFMKDPTGRDADNIAYGSTLSNDKHAGKSFDYLIANPPYGKDWKRDEDAVRAEHERGAAGRFGAGLPRISDGQLLFLLHMLAHAKASKEGGARIAIIMNGSPLFTEDSGSGESEIRRFVLENDLLEALVALPEQLFYNTGIATYVWVVTNRKAPARKS